One genomic segment of Hevea brasiliensis isolate MT/VB/25A 57/8 chromosome 3, ASM3005281v1, whole genome shotgun sequence includes these proteins:
- the LOC110642640 gene encoding probable pectinesterase 8, whose translation MSLKSISLTLVVAIFAVLESTFMINPNPSLILKQLIELGFTIDAHLYYHHHNKHPSKGKLVNICDDFPPDIPPPDNNTTSTLCVDPNGCCNFTTVQSAVDSVANFSQKRTIIWINSGIYYEKVIVPRTKQNITFQGQGCTSTAIVWNDTANSSHGTFYSGSVQVFSNNFIAKNISFMNVAPIPGPGDMGAQAVAIRISGDQAAFWGCGFFGAQDTLHDDRGRHYFKDCYIQGSIDFIFGNAKSLYQDCQLISMANPVAAGQRMINGAVTAHGRSSKDENTGFAFVNCSLGGTGRIWLGRAWRPFSRVVFAFTSMSDIIAPEGWNDFNDPTRDQTIFYGEYKCSGPGANMTMRAPYLQRLNDTQASTFLNVSFIDGDQWLQSYNYS comes from the exons ATGAGTCTCAAAAGCATCTCTCTTACTcttgttgttgccatttttgcAGTTTTGGAATCAACATTCATGATAAATCCAAACCCATCACTTATTCTCAAACAACTCATCGAACTTGGTTTTACCATTGACGCTCATCTTTACTACCACCACCATAATAAACACCCCAGCAAAGGCAAGCTAGTGAATATTTGTGATGATTTTCCACCAGATATTCCTCCTCCAGACAACAACACAACCTCTACTCTTTGCGTGGATCCAAACGGATGCTGTAACTTCACAACAGTGCAATCAGCCGTTGATTCAGTAGCAAATTTTAGCCAGAAAAGAACCATAATTTGGATAAATTCTGGCATTTACTA CGAGAAAGTCATTGTTCCAAGAACCAAACAGAATATTACATTTCAAGGTCAAGGCTGTACATCTACTGCTATTGTATGGAATGACACAGCCAATTCTTCACACGGCACATTTTACAGTGGTTCTGTGCAAGTCTTTTCCAACAATTTTATTGCCAAAAACATTAGCTTCATG AATGTTGCACCAATTCCTGGGCCAGGGGATATGGGAGCACAAGCAGTGGCAATAAGAATATCAGGAGACCAAGCAGCCTTCTGGGGTTGTGGATTCTTTGGAGCACAAGATACCCTTCATGACGACAGAGGCCGCCATTACTTTAAGGACTGTTACATCCAAGGTTCTATTGACTTCATCTTCGGCAACGCTAAGTCACTCTATCAG GATTGTCAATTGATATCGATGGCGAACCCAGTAGCAGCGGGACAAAGAATGATTAACGGTGCAGTTACGGCTCATGGACGGAGTTCAAAGGATGAAAACACAGGGTTTGCATTTGTGAACTGCAGCTTGGGAGGGACAGGAAGAATATGGCTAGGTCGAGCTTGGAGACCATTTTCTCGTGTTGTTTTTGCTTTCACTTCTATGTCTGATATTATTGCTCCTGAAGGTTGGAATGACTTCAACGATCCAACAAGAGACCA GACTATTTTCTATGGAGAATATAAGTGCTCAGGGCCAGGAGCCAATATGACTATGAGAGCACCTTATCTTCAAAGACTCAATGACACTCAAGCTTCTACTTTCCTAAATGTCTCTTTTATTGATGGTGATCAATGGTTGCAATCCTACAATTATAGTTAG